The following are from one region of the Indicator indicator isolate 239-I01 chromosome 14, UM_Iind_1.1, whole genome shotgun sequence genome:
- the DRAM1 gene encoding DNA damage-regulated autophagy modulator protein 1 encodes MLCCMPGVAFIPALLVSWSSASFIISYVIAVLAGHVEPLVPYISDTGTKPPESGVFGFMINISALLAVITMCIRYLLIEKQNESSHFIRSSCNILSLCIGLVGCVGMGIVATFQELSVPSVHDIGALVAFGSGVVYITLQSVISYKSCPKWNTYLVCHIRMAISVISCIAFIPMIVFASQISMTKIDWTPGEKDYTYHFMSAICEWTVAFGFIFFFLTFIRDFQRLSLRISTEIHEDSW; translated from the exons CTggtcctcagcctccttcatcATCTCCTATGTGATCGCCGTGCTGGCGGGGCACGTCGAGCCCCTCGTCCCCTACATCAG TGACACTGGAACTAAACCTCCAGAGAGTGGTGTCTTTGGTTTTATGATTAATATTTCAGCACTTTTAG ctgtAATTACAATGTGCATCAGATATTTATTAATAGAGAAGCAAAATGAGTCATCACATTTTATTAGGTCTTCATGCAACATACTTTCATTATGTATTGGATTGGTGGGCTGTGTTGGAATGGGCATAGTTGCAACTTTTCAG GAACTGTCTGTTCCCAGTGTCCATGACATAGGAGCTTTGGTGGCATTTGGCTCGGGTGTTGTATACATTACACTTCAGTCTGTTATCTCTTACAAGTCCTGTCCCAAATGGAACACCTACTTAGTGTGTCACATAAGGATGGCCATATCTGTAATATCATGCATTGCTTTCATTCCCA TGATTGTGTTTGCATCACAAATTTCCATGACAAAAATTGATTGGACTCCAGGAGAAAAG GATTATACTTACCATTTTATGAGTGCAATTTGTGAATGGACAGTAGCCTTTGGTTTTATCTTCTTCTTTTTAACCTTCATCAGAGATTTTCAG aggCTTTCTTTAAGGATATCAACAGAGATACATGAAGACTCCTGGTAG